In one window of Mus pahari chromosome 3, PAHARI_EIJ_v1.1, whole genome shotgun sequence DNA:
- the Rbm38 gene encoding RNA-binding protein 38 isoform X2, giving the protein MLLQPACSPSAFPRPSAAPSAMHGSQKDTTFTKIFVGGLPYHTTDASLRKYFEGFGDIEEAVVITDRQTGKSRGYGFVTMADRAAADRACKDPNPIIDGRKANVNLAYLGAKPRSLQTGFTVGVQQLHPTLIQRTYGVAITRPRPCRALGSCLLMLPASPAEVPIRASSQVSVAVPWGPSSWPCAPQAGSVPTHPPVVTCASLGA; this is encoded by the exons ATGCTGCTGCAGCCCGCGTGCTCCCCGAGCGCGTTTCCGCGGCCGTCCGCCGCCCCCAGCGCCATGCACGGCTCACAGAAGGACACCACGTTCACCAAGATCTTCGTGGGCGGCCTGCCCTACCACACCACCGACGCGTCGCTCAGAAAGTACTTCGAGGGCTTCGGAGACATCGAGGAGGCCGTGGTCATCACCGACCGCCAGACCGGCAAGTCCCGCGGCTACGGCTTC GTGACCATGGCAGATCGGGCAGCGGCTGATAGGGCTTGCAAAGACCCTAACCCTATCATCGATGGTCGCAAGGCCAACGTGAACCTGGCCTACCTGGGGGCCAAGCCTAGGAGCTTACAGACGG GCTTCACTGTTGGTGTGCAGCAACTACACCCCACCTTGATCCAGCGCACCTACGG ggtTGCCATTACCAGACCGCGGCCCTGCAGGGCCCTGGGCTCCTGTCTGCTGATGCTGCCCGCCTCACCTGCAGAGGTGCCCATCAGGGCGAGTTCTCAGGTGTCTGTTGCTGTGCCATGGGggccttcttcctggccctgtgcCCCTCAGGCAGGCTCTGTGCCCACCCACCCTCCCGTTGTCACCTGTGCCAGTCTGGGAGCATGA
- the Rbm38 gene encoding RNA-binding protein 38 isoform X1 produces MLLQPACSPSAFPRPSAAPSAMHGSQKDTTFTKIFVGGLPYHTTDASLRKYFEGFGDIEEAVVITDRQTGKSRGYGFVTMADRAAADRACKDPNPIIDGRKANVNLAYLGAKPRSLQTGFTVGVQQLHPTLIQRTYGLTPHYIYPPAIVQPSVVIPATPVPSLSSPYLEYTPASPAYAQYPPATYDQYPYAASPAAATSFMGYGYPAAMPQALSAAAPAGTTFVQYQAPQLQPDRMQ; encoded by the exons ATGCTGCTGCAGCCCGCGTGCTCCCCGAGCGCGTTTCCGCGGCCGTCCGCCGCCCCCAGCGCCATGCACGGCTCACAGAAGGACACCACGTTCACCAAGATCTTCGTGGGCGGCCTGCCCTACCACACCACCGACGCGTCGCTCAGAAAGTACTTCGAGGGCTTCGGAGACATCGAGGAGGCCGTGGTCATCACCGACCGCCAGACCGGCAAGTCCCGCGGCTACGGCTTC GTGACCATGGCAGATCGGGCAGCGGCTGATAGGGCTTGCAAAGACCCTAACCCTATCATCGATGGTCGCAAGGCCAACGTGAACCTGGCCTACCTGGGGGCCAAGCCTAGGAGCTTACAGACGG GCTTCACTGTTGGTGTGCAGCAACTACACCCCACCTTGATCCAGCGCACCTACGG GCTGACTCCCCACTACATCTACCCACCAGCCATTGTGCAGCCCAGCGTGGTGATCCCTGCCACCCCTGTCCCGTCACTGTCCTCGCCCTACCTTGAGTATAcaccagccagcccagcctacgCCCAGTACCCGCCAGCCACTTACGACCAGTACCCGTACGCTGCCTCGCCTGCCGCAGCCACCAGCTTCATGGGCTACGGCTACCCTGCGGCCATGCCCCAAGCCTTGTCTGCTGCTGCACCTGCAGGCACCACCTTCGTGCAGTACCAGGCGCCTCAGCTACAGCCTGACAGGATGCAGTGA